The Clostridioides difficile genome has a segment encoding these proteins:
- a CDS encoding MBL fold metallo-hydrolase, protein MEKLQIQVLVDNNTYIDRYFVGEPAVSYYIEIDENRILFDAGYSDVFISNAEKMDIDLGELTHVIFSHGHNDHTRGVQFLENKYDLSKVKLIAHPNCFEPKKYGDDNIGAPFSIEKIRNTFIYEPTSKPFKISENCIFLGEIPSINNFEKRAKIGKYKSGDLWEDDYVLDDSAIACKTDEGIFIITGCSHSGICNIVEYAKKVCGDNRIVGILGGFHLFELDDRLDSTIQYLKKEKISMLYPCHCVSFKVKAKMNEILNLNEVGVGLTISI, encoded by the coding sequence ATGGAAAAATTGCAGATACAAGTTCTCGTTGATAATAATACATATATTGATAGGTACTTTGTTGGAGAACCAGCAGTTAGTTATTATATTGAAATTGATGAAAATAGAATTTTATTTGATGCAGGATATTCAGATGTATTTATATCAAATGCTGAAAAAATGGATATAGATTTAGGAGAATTGACTCATGTTATTTTTTCTCATGGGCATAATGACCATACAAGAGGTGTTCAATTCTTAGAAAATAAATATGATTTATCTAAAGTTAAACTTATAGCACATCCTAATTGTTTTGAACCTAAAAAATATGGAGATGATAATATCGGAGCTCCATTTTCTATTGAGAAAATTAGAAATACTTTTATATATGAGCCAACTAGCAAACCATTTAAGATAAGTGAAAATTGTATATTTTTAGGAGAGATTCCATCTATAAATAACTTTGAAAAAAGAGCTAAAATAGGAAAATATAAATCAGGAGATTTATGGGAGGATGATTATGTTTTAGATGATTCAGCTATAGCATGCAAGACAGATGAAGGTATTTTTATTATTACAGGATGTTCTCATAGTGGAATTTGTAATATAGTAGAATATGCTAAAAAAGTATGTGGTGATAATAGAATAGTTGGAATCTTGGGTGGCTTTCATCTTTTTGAATTAGATGATAGACTAGATAGTACTATTCAATATTTAAAAAAAGAAAAAATAAGCATGTTGTATCCTTGTCATTGTGTTTCTTTTAAGGTAAAGGCTAAGATGAATGAAATATTAAATTTAAATGAAGTAGGAGTAGGATTAACTATAAGCATATAG
- a CDS encoding glutamate synthase-related protein — MSIYKCSVCGYIYDESKNDKTWDELSEDWTCPVCTKGRSYFGKISTVYFEGEENKENKMEASVQEKSDVNSEKTGDLNYLNTYLRRDDEVEQHMDIIHEMAVTGKSIIEPMKTKLPVISWDDILIMGAQLNPLPLNEHDEVNTTTIIGKKAKKPMVIENPVYISHMSFGALSKELKIALAKGAAKNKTAMCSGEGGILPEEMEASYKYIFEYVPNKYSVTEENLKNSDAIEIKIGQGTKPGMGGHLPGEKVTEEIAKVRNKPVGKDVISPSCFEEIQSKEDLKKLVDELREISEGRPIGIKISAGHIERDMEFTAYANPDFMTIDGRGGATGASPKLLKDATSVPTIFALHRARKYIDTHGLDIDLVITGGLRISTDFAKAIAMGADAIAIASSALMAAACQQYRICGSGKCPVGVATQDEELRKRLHIENSANRVANFLNVSLEELKTFARISGHKDIHDLSIDDLYTVNSEISNYTNIQHV; from the coding sequence ATGTCAATTTATAAATGTAGCGTTTGTGGATATATTTATGATGAATCTAAAAATGATAAAACATGGGATGAGTTAAGTGAAGACTGGACATGCCCTGTATGTACAAAAGGTCGTAGTTATTTTGGAAAAATAAGTACTGTGTATTTTGAAGGTGAAGAAAATAAAGAAAATAAAATGGAAGCATCTGTTCAAGAAAAATCTGATGTGAACAGTGAAAAAACAGGTGATTTAAATTATTTAAATACATATTTAAGAAGAGATGATGAAGTTGAGCAACATATGGATATAATCCATGAAATGGCTGTCACAGGAAAGTCTATAATAGAGCCTATGAAAACTAAACTACCAGTAATTTCTTGGGATGATATTTTAATTATGGGAGCTCAATTAAATCCATTGCCTCTAAATGAGCATGATGAAGTAAATACAACAACAATAATAGGAAAAAAAGCAAAAAAGCCTATGGTAATAGAAAATCCAGTTTATATTTCTCATATGTCATTTGGTGCTTTGTCTAAAGAATTAAAAATAGCTTTAGCAAAAGGTGCAGCTAAAAATAAAACAGCTATGTGTAGTGGTGAAGGTGGTATATTACCAGAAGAAATGGAAGCTTCATATAAGTATATATTTGAATATGTACCAAATAAATATAGTGTAACTGAGGAAAATCTTAAAAATTCTGATGCTATAGAGATAAAAATTGGTCAGGGAACAAAGCCTGGAATGGGAGGGCATCTTCCTGGTGAAAAAGTAACAGAAGAAATTGCAAAAGTTAGAAATAAACCTGTAGGGAAAGATGTTATAAGTCCATCTTGTTTTGAAGAAATACAATCAAAAGAAGACTTAAAGAAACTTGTAGATGAACTTAGAGAAATTTCAGAAGGACGTCCAATTGGTATTAAAATTTCAGCAGGTCACATTGAGAGAGATATGGAATTTACAGCTTATGCTAATCCAGACTTTATGACTATTGATGGACGTGGTGGAGCCACTGGAGCAAGTCCAAAGTTACTTAAGGATGCAACTTCAGTTCCAACAATATTTGCTCTTCATCGTGCTAGAAAATACATAGATACACATGGATTAGATATAGATTTAGTTATAACAGGTGGTCTTCGTATATCTACTGACTTTGCTAAGGCTATAGCTATGGGAGCTGATGCAATTGCTATTGCTAGTTCTGCTCTTATGGCAGCGGCATGTCAACAATATCGTATATGTGGTTCTGGTAAGTGCCCTGTAGGAGTAGCTACTCAAGATGAGGAATTAAGAAAAAGATTACATATAGAAAATAGTGCAAACAGAGTGGCAAATTTCTTAAATGTTAGTTTAGAAGAACTTAAGACTTTTGCTAGAATTTCTGGTCATAAAGATATACATGATTTGAGCATTGATGATTTATATACAGTTAATTCAGAGATATCAAATTATACGAATATACAACATGTATAA
- a CDS encoding desulfoferrodoxin family protein translates to MCSEKRFFICETCGNIIGMIHSAGVPVFCCGKPMKELVPNTTDAAVEKHVPVIEVDGNNVTVKVSSVAHPMTKEHHIAWVYLMTEQGGQRKCLAVDGEPVVKFALNDDDKVISAYAYCNLHGLWKAEL, encoded by the coding sequence ATGTGCAGTGAAAAAAGATTTTTTATATGTGAGACTTGTGGTAATATAATTGGAATGATACACAGTGCAGGTGTTCCTGTTTTCTGTTGTGGAAAGCCTATGAAAGAGCTTGTTCCTAATACAACAGATGCAGCAGTTGAAAAACACGTACCTGTGATTGAAGTAGATGGAAACAATGTTACTGTCAAGGTAAGTAGTGTCGCTCATCCAATGACTAAAGAACATCATATAGCATGGGTGTATCTTATGACTGAACAAGGTGGTCAACGTAAATGTCTAGCAGTAGATGGAGAACCTGTAGTTAAATTTGCTTTGAATGATGATGATAAAGTAATATCTGCATATGCTTATTGTAATTTACATGGATTATGGAAAGCTGAATTGTAA
- a CDS encoding transcriptional repressor codes for MKFSKQRELILNEILNNPVHPTADCLYENLKKDNPSLSLGTVYRNLAQLTEHGFIRKVSIPGNPDRFDGRTENHYHIICEVCGDVYDLESEILSNLKESISEETDIKITSYNISFKGICNNCRKCSQVG; via the coding sequence ATGAAATTTTCTAAACAAAGAGAACTGATTTTAAATGAGATATTAAATAATCCAGTTCATCCTACTGCTGATTGTTTGTATGAAAATCTAAAAAAAGATAATCCAAGCTTAAGCTTAGGAACTGTGTATAGAAATTTAGCTCAGCTAACAGAACATGGATTTATAAGAAAAGTTAGTATTCCAGGAAATCCAGATAGATTTGATGGCAGAACAGAGAATCACTATCATATTATATGTGAAGTATGTGGAGATGTTTACGATTTAGAATCTGAAATTCTTAGCAATTTAAAAGAATCAATATCAGAAGAAACAGACATAAAAATAACATCTTATAACATAAGTTTTAAAGGGATTTGTAATAATTGTAGAAAGTGTAGCCAAGTAGGTTAA
- a CDS encoding rubrerythrin family protein, translating to MNLKGTKTEKNLMAGFAGESEARNKYTYYASKAKKEGYNQIAAIFEETANNEKEHAKLWFKLLHDGMPSTEENLKDAAAGENYEWTDMYATFAKEAKEEGFDKIAYLFEAVGRIEKEHEERYLKLLENLNEGKLFKREEEVVWQCQNCGHVYVGTEAPEKCPVCDHPKAYFNIKAENY from the coding sequence ATGAACTTAAAAGGAACTAAAACAGAAAAGAATTTAATGGCAGGATTTGCAGGAGAATCAGAAGCAAGAAATAAATATACATACTATGCATCAAAAGCTAAAAAAGAAGGTTACAATCAAATAGCTGCTATATTTGAAGAAACTGCTAACAATGAAAAAGAACATGCTAAACTATGGTTTAAACTTTTACATGATGGAATGCCTTCAACAGAAGAAAATTTAAAAGATGCAGCAGCAGGTGAAAACTATGAGTGGACTGACATGTATGCAACATTTGCTAAAGAAGCTAAAGAAGAAGGATTTGACAAAATAGCTTATTTATTTGAAGCTGTTGGAAGAATAGAAAAAGAACATGAAGAAAGATACTTAAAACTTTTAGAAAACCTAAATGAAGGAAAACTATTTAAAAGAGAAGAAGAAGTTGTTTGGCAATGTCAAAACTGTGGCCATGTGTATGTAGGTACTGAAGCACCAGAAAAATGCCCTGTATGTGACCATCCAAAGGCTTATTTCAATATAAAAGCTGAAAATTATTAA
- a CDS encoding iron hydrogenase small subunit, giving the protein MTCRGGCISGAGQPKTSFEVTDMIRFKRIDGLYNKDNTIKIKSSYENPDIKQVYKEFYGSPLSDLAESMLHTEYNSKNYMLNNILENENI; this is encoded by the coding sequence ATGACATGTAGAGGTGGATGCATAAGTGGTGCAGGTCAGCCAAAAACATCTTTTGAAGTTACAGATATGATTAGGTTTAAGCGTATAGATGGTCTGTATAATAAGGATAATACTATAAAAATAAAATCTAGCTATGAAAATCCAGATATAAAACAAGTTTATAAAGAATTTTATGGAAGTCCACTTTCTGATTTAGCAGAAAGTATGTTACATACAGAATATAATTCTAAAAATTATATGTTAAATAATATATTAGAAAATGAGAATATTTAA
- a CDS encoding PTS sugar transporter subunit IIBC, which yields MNKKIAAVCESEKSSNSLKEAASILGFDLVYEIQNDGNIKNELSIYDIEDASIVLFVTSDSIEGIEKIDRFIDREFYEVDPKYIISDAKSIVNEILIDLN from the coding sequence ATGAATAAAAAGATAGCAGCAGTTTGTGAAAGTGAAAAAAGTTCAAATTCTCTTAAAGAAGCTGCAAGTATTTTAGGGTTTGACTTAGTTTATGAAATTCAAAATGATGGTAATATAAAAAATGAACTTTCTATATATGATATAGAAGACGCATCTATAGTGTTATTTGTTACAAGTGATTCTATAGAGGGCATAGAAAAGATTGATAGATTTATAGATAGGGAGTTTTATGAAGTCGATCCAAAATATATAATAAGTGATGCAAAATCTATAGTTAATGAAATTTTAATAGATTTAAATTAA
- a CDS encoding universal stress protein → MNKKKILVPIDGTERSMHSLEFIQGIFKKDEVEVEIMNVKELVFIDGISLAEEIKNSENLGRRILDRAAEIMGEYDVKVHFTFGYPGDEIIRKAKEDNVDIIVMTKSTKKGLTRMIGSVTASVVKQAKCIVMIVPE, encoded by the coding sequence ATGAATAAAAAGAAAATATTAGTACCAATTGATGGAACAGAAAGAAGCATGCATTCTTTGGAGTTTATACAAGGAATATTCAAAAAAGATGAAGTCGAAGTGGAAATAATGAATGTAAAAGAACTAGTATTTATTGATGGCATATCCCTGGCTGAAGAGATAAAGAATTCTGAAAACTTAGGAAGACGAATCCTGGATAGAGCAGCAGAGATAATGGGAGAGTATGATGTTAAAGTTCATTTTACTTTTGGTTATCCAGGAGATGAAATAATTAGAAAAGCAAAAGAAGACAATGTAGATATTATAGTTATGACAAAATCTACTAAAAAAGGTCTAACAAGAATGATAGGTTCAGTAACAGCAAGTGTAGTTAAACAAGCAAAGTGTATAGTAATGATTGTACCGGAGTAG
- a CDS encoding GGDEF and EAL domain-containing protein, whose translation MVWHIEYEIFSAIIVVFLMVYFFKSKFIPTLQNKIYCALLICSFLFILSNVLGSLCLNNIDKLPIFLTSSLNQIYLFLLPIPAALVLFYVMAIIYQDIRYMKKKLLFLSIPLIICIGLSITNPFTHILFGLSKETGYVRGYGYAATFLSFFFYAAYSAFLSFKYKKAMHESKIWAIRGFLIVSIIAIILQAIFLQYLLTGAACACSLLLTYLSMQNRGLIIDDLTGVLNRQSFIQELDLNINTEQSGFIITIALDDFKFMNETFGTKNGDIALKEVGKYLIHIHDVNHVYRIGGDIFSIVVNRQLGISPETIIKEIEERFKKPWLIEEISFNLSTSIAVVSFPENAETTEDVIVAIDFSMHEAKRSESRQAIYADASISEKIKKKHIIKNCLKEALENDGFDVYYQPIFSTSKDRFALAEALIRLEHKELGFIPPDEFIPIAEQTGLINSIGLVVFEKVCKFIASDDFEDLKLDTIAVNLSVVQCMQKNLADDLFNIMKKYNVSPTKFKLEITETVASGSFNIIRETMEELIDLGAKFALDDFGIGYSGVTNMLSLPFSVIKLDKSLIWSMNEDSKHKLTVETIISLINKLNMKAVAEGVETIEYAKYLKSMNCEYLQGYYFSKPVPEEALRDLLKENAFTV comes from the coding sequence ATGGTATGGCATATAGAATATGAAATTTTTTCTGCAATTATAGTTGTTTTTTTGATGGTATACTTTTTTAAAAGTAAATTTATACCTACTTTACAAAATAAAATATATTGTGCACTTTTAATTTGCTCATTTTTATTTATACTTTCAAATGTTTTAGGATCACTTTGTCTGAATAATATAGACAAACTTCCAATTTTTTTGACTAGTTCATTGAATCAAATATATTTATTTTTATTGCCGATACCAGCGGCTCTTGTATTATTTTATGTCATGGCTATTATTTATCAAGATATTAGATATATGAAGAAAAAGCTTTTATTTTTATCTATACCACTTATAATTTGTATAGGTCTATCTATAACCAATCCTTTTACACACATTTTATTTGGATTGTCAAAAGAAACTGGTTATGTACGTGGTTATGGATATGCTGCAACTTTTTTATCGTTTTTCTTTTATGCAGCATATTCGGCATTTTTATCTTTTAAATACAAAAAAGCAATGCATGAATCTAAAATATGGGCTATTAGAGGTTTTCTTATAGTTTCAATTATAGCAATTATTCTACAAGCTATTTTTTTACAATATCTTCTTACAGGGGCAGCATGTGCATGTAGTTTGCTTTTGACATATCTTTCTATGCAGAATCGAGGTCTTATCATTGATGACCTTACTGGTGTACTTAATAGACAATCCTTTATTCAAGAACTAGATTTAAATATAAATACTGAACAATCAGGGTTTATTATTACAATTGCTCTTGATGATTTCAAATTTATGAATGAAACTTTTGGAACTAAAAATGGAGATATTGCATTAAAAGAAGTTGGCAAATATTTGATTCATATCCATGATGTAAATCATGTGTATAGAATAGGAGGAGATATATTTTCTATTGTTGTTAATAGGCAGTTAGGAATATCTCCAGAGACAATTATCAAAGAGATAGAAGAAAGATTTAAAAAACCGTGGCTAATAGAGGAAATAAGTTTTAATTTATCAACTAGTATTGCAGTTGTTTCTTTTCCAGAAAATGCTGAAACGACAGAAGATGTTATAGTTGCAATTGACTTTTCTATGCATGAAGCAAAACGTTCTGAATCAAGACAAGCTATTTATGCAGATGCATCTATAAGTGAAAAGATAAAGAAAAAACATATAATAAAAAATTGTTTAAAAGAAGCTCTAGAAAATGATGGCTTTGATGTATATTATCAGCCTATATTTTCTACTAGTAAAGATAGATTTGCTTTAGCTGAGGCTTTGATTAGGCTAGAACATAAAGAGTTAGGGTTTATACCACCAGATGAATTTATACCAATTGCAGAGCAAACAGGTCTTATTAATTCAATTGGGTTAGTGGTTTTTGAAAAGGTATGTAAATTTATAGCTAGTGATGATTTTGAAGATTTAAAGCTAGACACTATAGCTGTTAATCTCTCTGTAGTACAATGTATGCAAAAGAATTTGGCTGATGATTTGTTTAATATTATGAAAAAATACAATGTGTCACCAACTAAATTTAAACTTGAAATTACAGAAACTGTGGCATCAGGTTCATTTAATATAATTAGAGAGACTATGGAAGAATTAATTGATTTAGGTGCTAAATTTGCACTTGACGATTTTGGAATTGGTTATTCTGGAGTTACTAATATGCTTTCTTTACCATTTTCAGTAATTAAGTTAGATAAGAGTCTGATTTGGTCTATGAATGAAGATAGCAAGCATAAGCTCACAGTTGAAACTATTATATCTCTTATAAACAAATTAAATATGAAAGCTGTGGCAGAAGGCGTTGAAACCATTGAATATGCCAAATATTTAAAGTCTATGAATTGTGAATATTTACAAGGATATTATTTCTCCAAACCTGTTCCAGAAGAAGCTTTAAGAGATTTGTTGAAAGAAAATGCTTTTACAGTTTAA